In Mastacembelus armatus chromosome 4, fMasArm1.2, whole genome shotgun sequence, the following are encoded in one genomic region:
- the LOC113140063 gene encoding growth arrest and DNA damage-inducible protein GADD45 beta, whose amino-acid sequence MTLEEVVGCNTTEKKMETVSQALEELLVAAQRQDCLTVGVYESAKLMNVDPDSVVLCVLATDEEDEDDIALQIHFTLLQAFCCDNDINILRVSGMRRLAQLLEEDTEDSNGNEPRDLHCILVTNPPVQPLQCQALQDVSSFCEESRCRNQWVPSLELQDG is encoded by the exons ATGACTCTGGAAGAAGTCGTTGGATGTAACACCACCGAGAAAAA GATGGAGACGGTGAGTCAGGCTCTGGAGGAGTTGCTGGTCGCGGCTCAGCGGCAGGACTGTCTCACGGTGGGAGTCTACGAATCCGCCAAACTCATGAATGT AGACCCGGACAGCGTCGTCCTGTGCGTCCTCGCCACcgatgaggaggatgaagacgACATCGCGCTGCAGATCCACTTCACGCTGCTGCAGGCTTTCTGCTGCGACAACGACATCAACATCCTGCGGGTGTCCGGCATGAGGCGGCTGGctcagctgctggaggaggacaCCGAGGACAGCAACGGCAACGAGCCCCGGGACCTGCACTGCATCCTGGTCACG AACCCTCCGGTGCAGCCGCTGCAGTGCCAGGCCCTGCAGGACGTCAGCAGCTTCTGTGAGGAGAGCCGCTGCAGGAATCAGTGGGTGCCCAGTCTGGAGCTGCAGGACGGCTGA